One Eptesicus fuscus isolate TK198812 chromosome 11, DD_ASM_mEF_20220401, whole genome shotgun sequence genomic region harbors:
- the HOXD1 gene encoding homeobox protein Hox-D1 yields MSSYLEYVSCGRAGGGGGGDLLRFAPKFRRADARPVALQPAFPLGSGDGAFVSCLPLAAARPAPSPPATPAPPPAAPPYAPCTLEGAYEPGAAPAAAGAADYAFLGPGPAYDFPCALGRPADDGGAHVHYATSAVFSGGSSLLLSGQVDYAAFGEPGPFPACLKEPADGLPGAFQTASPAPGAYPKSASPASGLPAALSTFEWMKVKRNAPKKSKLTECGAASPSSAIRTNFSTKQLTELEKEFHFNKYLTRARRIEIANSLQLNDTQVKIWFQNRRMKQKKREREGLLPSAASVASLQLALSRKNLGSPSQAQEPS; encoded by the exons ATGAGCTCCTACCTGGAGTACGTGTCCTGCGGCcgcgccgggggcgggggcggaggcgacCTGCTCCGCTTCGCGCCCAAGTTCCGCCGCGCCGATGCCCGGCCGGTGGCCCTGCAGCCCGCCTTCCCCCTGGGCAGCGGCGACGGCGCTTTCGTCAGTTGCCTGCCCCtggccgccgcccgccccgcgcctTCGCCGCCGGCCACCCCCGCGCCGCCCCCTGCCGCCCCGCCGTACGCGCCGTGCACCCTGGAGGGGGCCTACGAGCCGGGCGCCGCACCTGCCGCCGCGGGGGCCGCCGACTACGCCTTCCTGGGGCCCGGGCCCGCGTACGACTTCCCGTGCGCGCTCGGGCGGCCGGCCGACGACGGCGGGGCGCACGTCCACTACGCCACCTCGGCCGTGTTCTCGGGCGGCAGCTCCTTGCTTCTCAGCGGCCAGGTGGACTACGCGGCCTTCGGCGAGCCCGGCCCCTTCCCGGCCTGTCTCAAAGAGCCCGCCGACGGCCTCCCCGGGGCCTTCCAGACCGCGTCCCCGGCCCCCGGCGCCTACCCCAAGTCCGCCTCCCCAGCGTCCGGCCTCCCCGCCGCCCTCAGCACCTTCGAGTGGATGAAAGTGAAGAGGAACGCCCCCAAGAAAA GCAAACTCACCGAGTGTGGAGCCGCTAGCCCCTCTAGCGCGATCCGCACGAATTTCAGCACCAAGCAACTGACCGAACTGGAGAAGGAGTTTCATTTCAATAAGTACTTGACTCGAGCCCGACGCATCGAGATAGCCAACTCCTTGCAGCTGAATGACACCCAAGTCAAAATCTGGTTCCAGAACCGCAGGATGAAacagaagaaaagggagagagaagggcttTTGCCCTCGGCCGCCTCTGTGGCTTCCCTCCAACTTGCCCTCTCACGCAAGAACCTGGGGAGCCCTTCTCAGGCCCAAGAGCCCTCATGA